GTCACTCCACAGAGCTCGAAAAAGTTAAAGCAGAAAACCGTTTCCTGAAGCAACAATTGGAACTGCTAAAAAAGTACAAGGAATTGGAACGGAGGTGGAAGCTGAGGTCGTCATCGCCTGGATTGAATCCATTCGAGAAGAAGTAACTATATCTGAGGCTTGTACATGGCTTGGAATTGCTCGTGCGACCTACTACCGCTGGAAGGCAGCCGTTGAGAGGAAGCGCCCAGATCCAACAGTGGAGAAAGTCATCCAACTTTGCACTCAACACAAGTTTCGGTATGGGTATCGAAAGATCACTGCCTTACTTCGATCAGAAGGTCCAATTAATCACAAGAGAGTTCAGCGAATCATGCAGTGCGAGGGATTACAATGCCGAGTGAGGATCAAGAAGCGAAAAACGACTGGGCAACCGGCACAACCAGCGGAACATCTGCTTAAACGAAAGTTTCATGCAGAAGCTCCGTTGCAAAAATTGGTGACTGACATTACGTATTTGCCGTTTGGTAACAAAATGTTGTACCTTTCAAGCATTTTGGATCTGTACAACGGAGAAATTGTCGCTTACAGTATAGCGGACAAGCAGGACACATGCTTAGTTCTGGATACATTGAATCAACTTCCAGAGCGAAGCAATATGCTGCTCCATAGCGACCAAGGTAGCGTGTACACGTCCCAGAATTACCAGGCTGTAGTAAAGGGAAAGGGCATTATCATGAGCATGTCCCGAAAAGGAACGCCCGCTGATAATGCCCCCATAGAGTCGTTTCATTCCACACTAAAGTCTGAAACGTTCTACCTCGAAGATCTGATGTCTACAACGACGGCCATCGTTGAACAGACCGTTCGAAACTACATTACTTACTATAACTCAATTCGAATTCAAACAAAACTAAATAACCAGTCTCCGATGGATTTCCGAAGACTGGCTACTTAACTTGCAAGGTGTTTTGATCCCTGTCTCACAAAAGGGGTGCAGTCCCATTCGTGGTACAGGGGTCTTTAAGTTATCTATTACTTATTCCAGTTAAGCTGCGATTTAATCAAAGCCTACTCCACATTCAGAATCTATCCCTCTTGATTTAAAAGACGTACAAGTTCGTCCTCATCCTCAATGGTAGGAATGCCGAGATCATGAGCTTTGGTCAGTTTAGAACCTGCCTTCTCTCCGGCAATAACGAGGTCTGTCTTTTTGGAGACACTACCCGTTACCTTCGCTCCAAGTGCTTCGAG
This window of the Paenibacillus marchantiae genome carries:
- a CDS encoding IS3 family transposase (programmed frameshift), whose protein sequence is MATRVSYPVELKMKAIEMRLAEVPVKEVMEKLGIRNESQLKTWMRWYRKGEVHRLEQPVGKQYSYGKGPGHSTELEKVKAENRFLKQQLELPKKVQGIGTEVEAEVVIAWIESIREEVTISEACTWLGIARATYYRWKAAVERKRPDPTVEKVIQLCTQHKFRYGYRKITALLRSEGPINHKRVQRIMQCEGLQCRVRIKKRKTTGQPAQPAEHLLKRKFHAEAPLQKLVTDITYLPFGNKMLYLSSILDLYNGEIVAYSIADKQDTCLVLDTLNQLPERSNMLLHSDQGSVYTSQNYQAVVKGKGIIMSMSRKGTPADNAPIESFHSTLKSETFYLEDLMSTTTAIVEQTVRNYITYYNSIRIQTKLNNQSPMDFRRLAT